TACGAAAAGTTGAAAAATAACATGGAAATTAGTATTATTGGACATATTACCGAACCATCTGCTGGATGTTTGTTGGTTTCCAAATCTGGAAATGTACACGAACTTAAAGCTCAAGGTTGGAATGCTTTTAAAAGCGGAACCGAATAATTAACCAATAATAGTATGTTTTGGAATGGAATGAGTTTTTAAAAACAGCTCATGAGCTTACCAATAGGCTCAGTGTGGCTAATAGTAGGGAATTTAATGATCATTTAGATTTAAAACTCGATCTTTATTACTTTATTTACGATTGTATAAATCCTCAAATAATCACTTGTTCCGATGGTATTTCCAATGTGTTGGGATATAATCCTATAGACTTTACTTTAGAAAAATTTTTCGATCTAATACATCCCGATGATAAGGATATTTTTATGAAACATGAGCATCTAGCGCTAGATTTCTGCCTGTCATTGGAAATTGAAAAACAAAAAGACTATAAAATTATCCATGATTTCAGAATGAGAAAATCAGATGGATACTACCTTAGGATAATGCAACAAACAGCTGCTTACGAAATTTCTGAAAGTGCTGTTTTAAAAACCATAATTCAGCATATGGACATTACGAATATTAAAGCTTCTCCTGTCCCTGAATTACATTTTATTGGTAGAAATGGTCATCCATCTTACTATAATATTGAAACTAAGGCTGATATTGTAAAAAGATCAACCCTTAAGTTCACTAAAAGAGAATTGGAAATATTGAATTTATTGGATCAAGCAAATACCAGCGAAGAAATAGCAAACAAACTTTTTATCAGTATCCATACCGTTAGGACACACCGAAAGAATTTGTTACATAAAACTGGTTGTGAAAATACAATTGATCTGTTGAAGATTGTGAAAACACTTAAATTATTATAAAAAAAGGCTTTATAAAAGCCTTTTTTTATGTCTGAATAACTCCAACATTGTATCTTCCGATATCCGTATTGTGGGATGCAGCTTCAATACCCATAGAAATTATTTTCCTGGTCTCCGCCGGATCAATAACTCCGTCTACCCATAAACGGGACGCAGCATAGTAAGGACTCAATTGTTCATTATACTGCTCTTCAATTTCTTTGAGCAATTTTGATTTTTCCTCCTCACCCAGTGTTACATTTTTTGATTTCAATGTTGCTTCTTGAATCTGAAGCAATGTTTTTCCAGCTGAAGCACCGCTCATTACCGCAATTTTAGCTGTTGGCCACGCGTAGATCAAATCTAGGATCATAGGCCTTCCCACACATAGCATAATTACCGGCACCATAACTGTTACCAACCATAAAAGTAAATTTTGGAACCACGGAGTTAGCCATCGCATTGACCATTTTTGCACCATCCTTAATGATGCCGCCGTGTTCCGCCCTAGATCCAACCATAAAACCCGTAATATCCTGAAAAAATACCAATGGTATTTTCTGCTGGTTACAATTCATAATGAAACGTGCTGCCTTATCTGCTGAATCTGAATAGATAACACCACCCATCTGCATTTCTGTTGAATTGCCAGGCTTCTTAGCTTTGACAACCTCACGCTGATTAGCTACTATACCAACCGCCCATCCGTCAACTCGTGCCAATGCGCAAATCAAGGTTTTGCCATAATCTTTTTTATACTCCTCCAATGAATCCTTATCCACGATACATTTCAGGATTTCAACCATATTATATGGCTTTAATCTATCTTCCGGTAAATAATCATAAAGTTTGTCCATTGGATATTCCGGTGATTGAGCTTCTATCCTGGAATAATCATAGGTAGGC
The Sphingobacterium daejeonense genome window above contains:
- a CDS encoding LuxR C-terminal-related transcriptional regulator, producing MEWNEFLKTAHELTNRLSVANSREFNDHLDLKLDLYYFIYDCINPQIITCSDGISNVLGYNPIDFTLEKFFDLIHPDDKDIFMKHEHLALDFCLSLEIEKQKDYKIIHDFRMRKSDGYYLRIMQQTAAYEISESAVLKTIIQHMDITNIKASPVPELHFIGRNGHPSYYNIETKADIVKRSTLKFTKRELEILNLLDQANTSEEIANKLFISIHTVRTHRKNLLHKTGCENTIDLLKIVKTLKLL